One window from the genome of Metabacillus flavus encodes:
- the recD2 gene encoding SF1B family DNA helicase RecD2, producing MQISMDELSSANHEEKPFVKAVIRAVIFHNEQNLYTVLKAKLLESNLEFDEKEITVTGYFPLLAEEETYLFYGVVKHHPKFGMQFQTDHFRKDIPNTEEGIIQYLSSDLFKGIGKKTAEIIVGQLGTAAISKIMQDPSVLHKIPKVNKEKADILAQTLKQHQGLEQIMISLSQFGFGPQLSMKIYQQYQDQTLEKIQENPFQLVKDVEGIGFGKADELAHHLGISGNSPERINAACLYTIEQSSSQEGHVYLTEDQLIEKTRQLLTASNKGQVSTENISAQIAALAESKQLIADEGRIYFPILYYSEKKVAEHIQQILEQTEYDDLFPESEFLLSLGNLEERMKVTYAPSQKEAIQRALMTPMLLLTGGPGTGKTTVIRGIVELYSDLHGCSLDPGEYKKDEPFPILLVAPTGRAAKRMSESTGMPAVTIHRLLGWNGSEGFDRNEDNPIEGKLLIIDEMSMVDIWLANQLFKSLPKQIQVVMVGDEDQLPSVGPGQVLRDLLASKEVPTVRLTDIYRQAEGSSIIELAHHIKDGKTPSDLKNPTSDRSFIKCASGQVKEVVRKVVENAKKKGFTARDIQVLAPMYRGPAGIDQLNILLQDIFNPASSTKREMKFGDLIYRIGDKVLQLVNQPESNVFNGDMGEIESIFYAKENTEKEDMIVVSFDGNEVTYTRSDFSQFTHAYCCSIHKSQGSEFPIVVLPVVKSYYRMLRRNLIYTAITRSKKFLIMCGEEEAFIRGIENRDQLERQTSLKQRLNKFTEEEDELQKLLPFDVSDANIGMENITPFDFM from the coding sequence ATGCAAATATCGATGGATGAGCTTTCCAGCGCTAATCATGAGGAAAAGCCTTTTGTCAAAGCGGTCATAAGGGCGGTGATTTTCCATAACGAGCAGAACCTCTATACCGTTCTGAAGGCAAAACTGCTGGAGTCCAATCTTGAATTCGATGAGAAAGAAATTACCGTAACCGGTTATTTTCCTCTCCTTGCTGAAGAAGAAACCTACCTGTTCTACGGAGTGGTCAAACACCATCCGAAGTTCGGCATGCAATTTCAAACCGATCACTTCAGAAAAGATATTCCCAATACAGAAGAAGGAATCATCCAATATCTTTCAAGTGACTTATTTAAAGGCATCGGGAAAAAAACAGCGGAAATCATTGTAGGACAGCTTGGAACAGCCGCAATTTCAAAAATCATGCAGGATCCGTCTGTCCTTCATAAAATTCCAAAGGTGAACAAAGAAAAAGCCGACATCCTTGCCCAAACGTTAAAGCAGCACCAGGGACTGGAGCAAATAATGATTTCCCTGTCCCAATTTGGATTCGGTCCGCAGCTTTCAATGAAAATTTACCAGCAGTATCAGGATCAGACGCTTGAAAAAATCCAGGAAAATCCCTTCCAGCTTGTTAAAGACGTTGAGGGAATAGGCTTTGGAAAAGCTGATGAACTGGCGCATCATTTAGGAATTTCAGGCAACAGTCCTGAACGAATCAATGCCGCCTGTCTGTATACCATTGAACAGTCGAGTTCACAGGAAGGTCATGTTTACCTAACGGAGGACCAGCTAATTGAAAAGACCAGGCAGCTCCTCACTGCCTCAAACAAAGGGCAGGTAAGCACAGAAAACATTTCTGCACAGATTGCAGCGCTTGCTGAGAGCAAACAGCTGATTGCCGATGAAGGAAGGATCTATTTTCCAATCCTTTACTACTCTGAAAAGAAAGTAGCCGAGCACATTCAGCAAATCCTCGAGCAAACTGAATATGATGATTTGTTCCCGGAATCTGAATTCCTGCTGTCCCTCGGCAATCTTGAGGAAAGAATGAAGGTTACATACGCACCAAGCCAAAAGGAAGCGATTCAAAGAGCTCTGATGACACCCATGCTGCTTTTAACTGGCGGACCAGGTACCGGTAAAACGACCGTCATTCGGGGAATTGTAGAACTATACTCTGATTTGCACGGCTGTTCTTTGGACCCCGGCGAATATAAAAAAGATGAGCCTTTTCCGATTTTGCTCGTCGCCCCCACTGGACGGGCTGCAAAAAGAATGAGTGAATCGACAGGAATGCCCGCCGTCACCATCCACAGGCTTCTTGGCTGGAACGGATCGGAGGGATTTGACCGCAATGAGGATAACCCGATTGAAGGAAAGCTTTTAATCATTGATGAAATGTCCATGGTCGATATCTGGCTCGCCAATCAGCTTTTTAAATCGCTGCCAAAGCAAATTCAGGTAGTCATGGTAGGAGATGAAGACCAGCTTCCTTCTGTCGGCCCCGGTCAGGTTTTAAGGGACTTGCTTGCCTCAAAGGAAGTGCCGACTGTCAGGCTGACTGATATTTACCGCCAAGCGGAAGGTTCATCGATCATCGAGCTCGCTCACCACATAAAAGATGGGAAAACCCCGTCCGACTTGAAAAACCCGACCTCGGACCGCTCCTTTATTAAATGCGCCTCCGGCCAGGTTAAAGAAGTCGTTCGGAAAGTAGTCGAGAATGCGAAAAAAAAGGGCTTCACGGCCCGGGATATTCAGGTACTGGCGCCTATGTACAGAGGACCAGCGGGAATTGACCAGCTTAATATTCTGCTGCAGGATATTTTTAATCCGGCCTCGAGTACGAAGCGGGAAATGAAATTCGGCGACCTCATCTACCGGATCGGCGATAAAGTGCTTCAGCTTGTCAATCAGCCGGAAAGCAACGTGTTTAACGGTGATATGGGCGAAATTGAATCCATCTTTTACGCGAAAGAGAATACGGAAAAAGAAGATATGATTGTCGTTTCCTTTGATGGAAACGAAGTCACCTATACCCGGTCCGATTTTTCGCAATTCACCCATGCCTACTGCTGTTCCATCCATAAATCGCAGGGAAGCGAGTTTCCAATCGTCGTTTTGCCTGTTGTAAAGAGCTATTATCGTATGCTCCGCAGGAATTTGATTTACACCGCGATCACTAGAAGCAAAAAATTCCTGATCATGTGCGGGGAGGAAGAAGCCTTTATACGCGGAATTGAAAACAGAGATCAGCTGGAGCGCCAAACTTCATTAAAACAGAGGCTGAATAAATTTACAGAAGAAGAAGATGAACTTCAGAAGCTCCTGCCGTTTGATGTAAGCGATGCGAATATTGGAATGGAAAATATAACACCATTTGATTTTATGTAA
- a CDS encoding replication-associated recombination protein A gives MKPLAYRMRPRKLDEIIGQEHLVGEGQIISRMVNARHLSSMILYGPPGIGKTSIATAIAGSTETAFRTLNAVIHNKKDMEIVVEEAKMSGKVILILDEVHRLDKAKQDFLLPHLENGRIVLIGATTSNPYHAINPAIRSRCQIFELKALTEAEIKEALSNAIVDKERGFGEKQISVSPEALDHLAAGSGGDVRSSLNALELAVLSTPEDQEGVISIDLKTAEQCLQKKAFAHDKDGDAHYDVLSAFQKSIRGSDVNAALHYLGRLIEAGDLVSIARRLLVISYEDIGLASPQAGARTLAAIESAERLGFPEARIPLANAVIELCLSPKSNSAYKALDEAIADIRSGKSGDVPAYLKDAHYKSAGKLGRGIGYQYPHDYENGWVKQQYLPDSIKNKIYYTPKTTGKFEQALAQVYKKLTGQQDK, from the coding sequence TTGAAGCCTCTTGCTTATAGAATGAGACCAAGAAAATTGGATGAAATAATTGGACAAGAGCATTTAGTTGGTGAAGGCCAGATCATCTCCAGGATGGTAAATGCCAGACACCTGAGTTCAATGATTCTTTACGGACCGCCAGGCATTGGGAAAACCTCCATTGCTACAGCGATTGCCGGAAGCACAGAAACGGCATTCCGGACATTAAATGCGGTCATTCATAATAAAAAAGATATGGAAATTGTCGTTGAGGAAGCGAAGATGTCGGGCAAAGTCATTCTAATTCTTGATGAGGTTCACAGGCTGGATAAAGCGAAGCAGGATTTTCTTTTGCCTCATTTGGAGAACGGGAGAATTGTGCTGATTGGAGCGACAACGAGCAATCCCTATCATGCCATCAACCCTGCAATCCGCAGCAGATGCCAAATATTTGAACTGAAGGCTTTGACGGAGGCAGAAATTAAGGAAGCACTGTCAAATGCAATCGTGGATAAGGAACGGGGTTTTGGAGAAAAACAAATTTCCGTTTCTCCTGAAGCTCTGGATCATCTGGCTGCCGGGAGCGGCGGGGACGTAAGGTCATCGCTCAATGCATTGGAGCTTGCCGTTCTTTCAACACCTGAGGATCAGGAAGGCGTCATCTCGATCGATTTAAAAACGGCCGAGCAGTGCCTTCAAAAGAAGGCATTTGCTCATGATAAAGATGGCGATGCCCACTATGATGTCCTTTCCGCCTTTCAAAAATCCATCCGCGGCTCAGATGTTAATGCAGCCCTTCATTACTTAGGCAGATTAATAGAAGCCGGCGACTTGGTGAGCATTGCAAGAAGATTGCTTGTCATTTCATATGAAGATATTGGTTTAGCGAGCCCTCAAGCTGGTGCTAGAACGCTCGCAGCCATTGAATCTGCTGAACGACTTGGATTCCCAGAGGCAAGAATTCCCCTTGCGAATGCGGTCATTGAATTGTGCCTGTCTCCAAAATCCAATTCTGCTTATAAAGCATTGGATGAGGCGATTGCAGATATCCGTTCCGGCAAATCCGGCGATGTTCCGGCATATTTGAAAGACGCCCATTACAAATCGGCTGGAAAACTTGGCCGCGGAATCGGCTATCAGTACCCGCATGACTATGAAAACGGCTGGGTCAAACAGCAGTACTTGCCGGACAGCATTAAAAACAAGATCTACTACACTCCAAAAACAACTGGCAAATTCGAACAGGCGCTTGCACAGGTATATAAAAAACTAACCGGACAGCAGGACAAATAA
- a CDS encoding DUF3918 family protein: MNRTMTSIISMGIGAAATYAMSGKRMNTRKMKKNWQRQMKKMF, translated from the coding sequence ATGAACCGCACCATGACCTCAATAATTTCAATGGGAATCGGCGCTGCCGCAACCTACGCAATGAGCGGCAAACGCATGAATACCCGCAAAATGAAAAAAAACTGGCAGCGCCAGATGAAGAAAATGTTTTAA
- a CDS encoding tetratricopeptide repeat protein, with protein sequence MDKNQLGIQSMQQGELEQAAKYFTEAISEEPSNPVLYVNFGNLLASINEFSKAENFFSKALELDPKSATAQYGKGNVYYEKGEFEKAAKSFTLAMNEGLEEADAYFMTGMSLIQLSKERLALPYFMRAVEMNGEDADARFQYGLCLASQGQIEHAAKEFLQVIELDPNHADAYYNLGVAYSFEEKGQEAYEMFSKAVSIQPDHVLALNGKKLMADALGKS encoded by the coding sequence ATGGATAAAAATCAATTAGGCATTCAATCCATGCAGCAGGGAGAGCTGGAGCAGGCGGCTAAATATTTTACGGAAGCAATTAGTGAAGAACCTTCCAACCCGGTTTTGTATGTGAACTTCGGCAATCTGCTTGCTTCCATAAATGAATTCAGCAAAGCGGAAAACTTTTTCAGTAAAGCCCTAGAGCTTGATCCTAAATCAGCTACTGCACAATACGGAAAAGGCAATGTCTATTATGAAAAAGGCGAGTTTGAAAAGGCAGCAAAATCCTTTACATTGGCAATGAATGAAGGGCTTGAAGAAGCAGATGCTTATTTTATGACAGGAATGTCCCTCATCCAGCTCAGCAAGGAAAGATTAGCGCTTCCGTACTTTATGAGAGCGGTTGAAATGAACGGAGAAGATGCCGATGCACGCTTTCAATACGGCCTGTGCCTGGCATCTCAAGGACAAATCGAGCATGCAGCAAAGGAATTCCTGCAGGTGATTGAGCTGGATCCGAATCATGCAGATGCTTATTATAACCTTGGGGTAGCCTATTCCTTTGAAGAAAAAGGACAGGAAGCATATGAAATGTTTTCAAAAGCCGTTTCCATTCAGCCCGATCATGTATTGGCTTTAAACGGCAAAAAGCTAATGGCAGATGCACTGGGCAAATCTTAA
- a CDS encoding SDR family oxidoreductase — MNSIKGKTAIITGASSGIGEAIAKKLASEGANIVLAARREDRISTLANELKESYSSEVLAITTDVTSKEDVEQLAKQAKEKFGQVDILVNNAGVMLLSFLKNDLVDQWEKMVDVNIKGVLFGVHAVLPGMLEAGRGHVVNVSSVAGHEVFPTSAVYSATKYAVRALSMGMEKELAETAIKVTNISPGAVQTELTNHITDEEVQGMFKKMVPEDMKPLEAKDIAEAVFYAVSQPDHVNVNEVIVRPVNQA, encoded by the coding sequence ATGAATTCAATTAAAGGGAAAACAGCTATCATTACAGGTGCAAGCAGCGGAATCGGAGAGGCAATCGCGAAAAAATTGGCTTCTGAAGGGGCTAACATTGTTCTTGCAGCACGCCGCGAAGACCGTATTTCCACATTGGCAAACGAGCTGAAAGAATCCTATTCTTCAGAAGTGCTCGCTATAACTACAGATGTAACTTCCAAGGAAGATGTAGAGCAGCTTGCAAAACAGGCGAAAGAGAAATTCGGACAGGTTGATATCCTTGTCAACAATGCGGGAGTCATGCTGCTGTCCTTCCTGAAAAACGACCTTGTAGATCAGTGGGAAAAGATGGTTGATGTGAATATTAAAGGAGTATTGTTCGGGGTCCATGCTGTTCTGCCGGGAATGCTTGAAGCCGGAAGAGGACATGTCGTTAACGTTTCCTCTGTTGCAGGACATGAAGTATTCCCGACATCAGCTGTATACAGTGCAACGAAATACGCTGTCCGCGCTCTGTCCATGGGAATGGAAAAGGAATTGGCGGAAACCGCTATTAAGGTGACCAATATTTCTCCTGGAGCCGTGCAGACTGAATTGACGAACCATATTACGGATGAAGAGGTTCAAGGCATGTTTAAGAAAATGGTCCCTGAAGACATGAAACCACTTGAAGCGAAAGACATTGCAGAAGCGGTATTTTATGCTGTGTCCCAGCCGGATCACGTAAATGTGAATGAAGTTATTGTGCGTCCGGTAAATCAGGCTTAA
- a CDS encoding NERD domain-containing protein — protein sequence MINKPLQIPRSLKQLQALKRRLDPDHPNYEAVLQDLAIQTAGYKGEKEMEYPLSFLPAETYQIFHDLRLHDGIHFFQIDVLLLSRSFITILEVKNIAGTLIFDSDFNQLIRIQNNIKEPFPDPIVQVKRQRLQLVNWLRKNSLPVLPIQEYVAIGNPRTMLETSQNNHDILRKVLHCNTIPFKIKELEKVYQKEFLTSEQLDELSNKLLAAHSDLEKNMMSKHQISTHNILPGVYCIKCSKLTMRRLKNSVWMCGLCGITSKDAHIEALEDYAHLFQNSISNREAKSFLNLSSSSTVKRLLKSLNLDTTGSYRSTAYKINI from the coding sequence ATGATTAACAAACCCCTGCAAATTCCTCGTTCTCTGAAGCAACTTCAGGCATTAAAAAGAAGACTCGACCCTGATCATCCTAACTATGAAGCTGTACTCCAAGACTTAGCTATTCAAACAGCGGGATATAAAGGAGAAAAGGAAATGGAATATCCCCTTAGCTTTCTTCCAGCAGAGACCTATCAAATATTCCATGATTTAAGGCTGCATGACGGCATCCATTTTTTTCAGATAGATGTACTGTTGCTATCTCGGTCATTTATTACTATTCTTGAAGTGAAGAATATAGCAGGAACCCTAATTTTCGATTCTGATTTCAATCAGCTCATTAGAATTCAAAACAATATAAAGGAGCCCTTTCCCGATCCAATTGTGCAAGTTAAACGGCAAAGACTGCAATTGGTAAATTGGTTAAGAAAAAACAGCCTCCCTGTACTTCCTATACAGGAATACGTTGCAATTGGAAATCCTCGTACCATGCTTGAAACCTCTCAAAATAATCATGATATCCTTCGTAAGGTGCTTCATTGTAATACAATCCCTTTCAAAATAAAGGAACTTGAAAAGGTATACCAAAAAGAATTCCTTACATCAGAACAGCTGGACGAATTAAGTAATAAACTATTGGCTGCTCATTCTGATCTAGAAAAAAACATGATGTCAAAGCATCAAATTTCCACACATAATATCTTGCCGGGGGTTTATTGTATTAAGTGTTCGAAGTTAACAATGAGAAGGCTTAAAAATTCAGTGTGGATGTGCGGTTTATGTGGAATCACTTCAAAGGATGCACATATTGAAGCATTAGAGGATTACGCCCATTTGTTTCAAAATTCGATATCAAATCGTGAGGCAAAATCCTTCTTAAACCTGTCTTCCAGCTCTACTGTAAAAAGGCTATTGAAATCCTTGAACTTGGATACGACAGGCAGTTACAGATCCACTGCTTATAAAATCAATATATAA
- a CDS encoding PRC-barrel domain-containing protein, giving the protein MRTYGTLKGLPVFDARNAACIGKITDLVISTDGRVSGLIMDGKGLFKKDRFVPLACIDSVGEDGVMVRDPEQLQPLAAAKEDYRFRGNGQLFNKTVYSKTGEQLGLLEDVYFTEQLGTIVAYELTDGFFADLTEGRKKVNPLSEELMVSKDAIVMDVIQE; this is encoded by the coding sequence TTGCGGACATACGGAACATTAAAGGGACTTCCGGTTTTTGATGCAAGAAATGCAGCCTGCATAGGCAAAATTACGGATTTAGTCATCAGCACAGACGGGCGTGTTTCCGGACTCATTATGGACGGCAAAGGCCTATTCAAGAAAGACCGCTTCGTTCCGCTGGCCTGCATTGATTCAGTAGGAGAAGACGGAGTGATGGTGCGAGATCCGGAACAGCTGCAGCCGCTTGCTGCTGCGAAAGAAGACTACCGGTTCCGCGGCAATGGGCAGCTGTTTAACAAAACCGTCTATTCGAAAACCGGAGAACAGCTCGGGCTTTTGGAAGACGTATATTTTACAGAACAACTGGGCACAATCGTAGCATACGAACTGACAGACGGATTCTTCGCTGATCTAACCGAAGGGCGAAAAAAAGTAAACCCCTTAAGCGAGGAACTTATGGTAAGCAAAGATGCCATCGTCATGGATGTGATTCAAGAGTGA
- a CDS encoding cysteine desulfurase family protein, whose protein sequence is MSRIYLDHAATSPMHPAVIDTMTSFMAETFGNPSSIHAHGRESRRILDKARDEIASIIGAKANEIIFTSGGTEADNLAILGSAYANRSKGNHIITTAVEHHAVLHTCEFLEKEGFQVTYLPVNEAGEISLQDFDQALTEETILVTVMYGNNEVGTIQPIKEIGERLKHHQAVFHTDAVQAFGVLSLNVQELNVDLMSVSGHKLNGPKGIGFLYIKTGLKLKPRVFGGEQELKRRAGTENAAGAAGLHKAAVLAENMREDKVQEYKAMKNKMAEVFRSNGVSFEVNGSLEKGLPHVLNVYFPGTNVESFLVNLDLAGISASSGSACTAGSIDPSHVLTAMYGKDSNRPASSIRFSFGLGNTVEEVEQAAQKIAEIVKRITA, encoded by the coding sequence ATGTCACGAATATATCTGGATCATGCAGCCACATCACCAATGCATCCAGCTGTTATAGATACGATGACTTCATTTATGGCCGAAACGTTCGGTAATCCATCCAGCATCCATGCGCATGGCAGAGAAAGCCGGCGTATTTTGGATAAAGCAAGAGATGAGATTGCCTCAATAATCGGTGCGAAGGCGAACGAAATTATTTTTACCAGCGGAGGAACAGAAGCGGATAATCTGGCCATCCTCGGCAGCGCGTACGCAAACCGCTCCAAAGGAAATCACATTATCACGACAGCTGTTGAGCATCATGCTGTTCTGCACACATGTGAGTTTCTGGAGAAGGAAGGATTCCAGGTTACGTATCTTCCGGTTAATGAAGCTGGAGAAATCTCACTTCAGGATTTCGATCAGGCACTTACCGAAGAAACCATTCTTGTTACCGTTATGTACGGAAACAATGAAGTTGGAACGATTCAGCCGATTAAGGAAATAGGCGAACGGCTGAAACATCATCAGGCGGTCTTCCATACAGATGCCGTTCAGGCATTTGGTGTATTAAGCTTGAATGTGCAGGAGCTGAATGTCGACCTGATGTCTGTTTCAGGCCACAAACTTAATGGACCTAAAGGAATTGGTTTTTTGTATATTAAAACCGGCCTAAAGCTCAAGCCCCGTGTATTCGGCGGCGAGCAGGAGCTGAAAAGGCGGGCAGGGACTGAAAATGCTGCAGGAGCAGCGGGATTGCATAAGGCAGCTGTACTCGCTGAGAATATGAGAGAAGACAAGGTGCAGGAATACAAGGCCATGAAAAATAAGATGGCCGAAGTTTTTCGCAGCAACGGTGTTTCATTTGAAGTAAATGGGTCACTTGAAAAAGGCCTCCCTCATGTCCTGAACGTATATTTTCCCGGTACAAATGTTGAATCCTTTCTTGTTAACCTGGATTTAGCAGGAATCTCCGCTTCAAGCGGATCTGCTTGCACAGCTGGTTCGATCGATCCCTCACATGTGCTGACAGCCATGTATGGAAAAGATTCTAACCGGCCTGCATCGTCCATTCGCTTTAGCTTTGGACTCGGAAATACAGTCGAAGAGGTTGAGCAGGCTGCTCAAAAAATAGCCGAAATCGTAAAAAGGATTACAGCTTAG
- the cymR gene encoding cysteine metabolism transcriptional regulator CymR, with protein sequence MKISTKGRYGLTIMIELAKKHGEGPTSLKSIAQTNDLSEHYLEQLIAPLRNAGLVKSIRGAYGGYVLGDEPENITSGDIIRVLEGPISPVEVLEDEEPAKRELWIRIRDAVKDVLDSTTLEDLASYSDGEQESYMFYI encoded by the coding sequence TTGAAAATATCGACAAAAGGCAGATACGGTCTGACAATCATGATTGAATTAGCAAAAAAACACGGCGAAGGTCCAACTTCGCTTAAAAGCATCGCTCAGACAAATGATTTGTCCGAGCATTATTTAGAGCAGCTGATTGCTCCTTTAAGAAATGCAGGACTTGTCAAAAGCATCAGGGGCGCCTACGGCGGATATGTACTTGGAGATGAGCCGGAGAACATAACGTCCGGTGACATTATCAGAGTGCTTGAGGGACCGATTAGCCCCGTAGAAGTTTTGGAGGATGAAGAGCCGGCTAAACGGGAATTATGGATCCGGATCCGGGATGCTGTCAAGGATGTACTGGACAGTACGACTCTTGAAGACCTTGCGAGCTATTCCGACGGCGAGCAGGAATCCTATATGTTTTACATTTAA
- a CDS encoding AI-2E family transporter: protein MKEKKILLRAGIILLSLLSLYLFLKLRMVWNPFWIMLQAIIIPFLIASFITYLLHPIVEKLHETGLPRTLSILIIYLLFFGSIGYGFYRGIPLLINQLMELSANAPRMVKLYEGWLTMIRDQTDHWPMGLHHRVEGLLGEAEQWLSGMIDGIIYSIRSLFDNAVILTLIPFLVFYMLKDFSLLKKTAWYLTPKKWRRSGKELLRDADESLGSYIRGQFFVCVIIGLLAFLSLWFFGVKYPLVLGMIIAVTNVIPYFGPVIGAIPALILAAAMSTQTVITVVIIILVLQFLEGNVISPLIVGRSLHMHPIVIMLALAAGGELAGIFGLIIAVPVTAVLRVVLEHGVRLVRHD from the coding sequence GTGAAAGAAAAAAAGATCCTGCTAAGAGCGGGAATTATTTTGCTGTCTTTATTATCCCTTTATTTATTTCTTAAGCTGAGAATGGTGTGGAATCCGTTTTGGATTATGCTGCAGGCGATTATTATACCGTTTTTGATTGCTTCGTTTATTACGTATTTGCTTCATCCGATTGTAGAGAAGCTGCATGAAACGGGGCTTCCAAGAACGCTTTCGATTCTCATTATTTATTTACTGTTTTTCGGGTCGATTGGATATGGATTTTATCGGGGGATTCCGCTGCTTATTAATCAGCTGATGGAACTTTCGGCGAATGCGCCGCGGATGGTGAAGCTTTATGAGGGCTGGCTTACGATGATCAGGGATCAGACGGATCATTGGCCGATGGGGCTGCATCATCGGGTGGAGGGTTTGCTTGGAGAGGCGGAGCAGTGGCTGTCAGGAATGATTGATGGCATTATCTACTCCATTCGTTCGCTGTTTGATAACGCAGTGATTTTGACGCTTATTCCGTTTCTGGTTTTTTATATGCTGAAGGATTTTTCGCTGTTGAAAAAAACTGCCTGGTATTTGACGCCGAAAAAATGGAGAAGAAGTGGAAAGGAGCTGCTGAGGGATGCAGATGAGTCTCTCGGAAGCTACATTCGGGGCCAGTTTTTTGTTTGTGTCATTATCGGACTGCTGGCGTTTCTTTCTCTTTGGTTCTTTGGTGTAAAGTACCCGCTTGTGCTTGGGATGATTATAGCGGTCACGAATGTGATTCCTTATTTTGGTCCTGTGATCGGTGCAATTCCGGCTTTGATTCTTGCGGCAGCGATGTCGACACAAACGGTGATTACCGTGGTTATTATCATTTTGGTTCTGCAATTTCTTGAAGGAAACGTAATCAGTCCTCTGATTGTTGGAAGAAGCCTGCATATGCATCCCATTGTTATTATGCTGGCGCTCGCTGCTGGCGGTGAGCTTGCAGGAATTTTCGGACTGATTATCGCCGTACCTGTCACCGCTGTCCTGAGGGTCGTTTTGGAGCATGGAGTCCGGCTAGTCCGGCATGATTGA
- the mnmA gene encoding tRNA 2-thiouridine(34) synthase MnmA — protein sequence MEKAIKDTRVVVGMSGGVDSSVAALMLKEQGYDVIGIFMKNWDDTDENGVCTATEDYNDVIRVCNQIGIPYYAVNFEKQYWDKVFTYFLDEYKAGRTPNPDVMCNKEIKFKAFLEHAMSLGADYLATGHYARVEKRDGVYKMLRGVDENKDQTYFLNQLGQEQLSKVMFPLGGIDKSKVRELAAEAGLATAAKKDSTGICFIGERNFKEFLGGYLPAQPGEMQTLSGVKMGKHDGLMYYTIGQRHGLGIGGSGEPWFVIGKDLKRNILFVDQGFHNDLLYSDSIIATDISWGSGQAPEGDLDCTAKFRYRQSDNKVTVTMLDETTAKVTFAEPVRAVTPGQAVVFYDGDVCLGGGTIDEVFKDSKKLMYVG from the coding sequence ATGGAAAAAGCAATAAAAGATACGCGAGTAGTAGTCGGAATGTCAGGAGGGGTTGACTCCTCTGTCGCAGCGCTCATGCTCAAAGAGCAAGGCTATGATGTGATCGGCATTTTTATGAAAAACTGGGATGATACCGATGAAAACGGCGTTTGTACAGCCACGGAGGACTACAACGACGTAATCCGGGTATGCAACCAGATCGGCATCCCCTACTATGCAGTGAATTTTGAAAAACAATACTGGGACAAGGTATTTACCTATTTCCTTGATGAATATAAAGCAGGAAGAACGCCAAATCCGGACGTGATGTGCAACAAGGAAATCAAGTTTAAAGCATTTCTTGAGCATGCTATGTCCCTCGGCGCCGATTACCTTGCAACAGGGCATTATGCGAGAGTGGAAAAGCGGGACGGCGTATACAAAATGCTGCGCGGCGTTGATGAAAACAAAGACCAAACGTATTTCTTGAACCAGCTTGGACAGGAACAGCTTTCTAAAGTGATGTTCCCGCTCGGGGGTATTGATAAATCGAAGGTACGCGAATTGGCTGCTGAGGCCGGACTGGCGACAGCGGCTAAAAAGGACAGCACAGGCATCTGCTTTATCGGTGAACGGAATTTCAAAGAGTTTCTGGGAGGCTATCTTCCTGCACAGCCTGGAGAAATGCAAACCTTGTCAGGTGTAAAAATGGGCAAGCATGACGGCTTGATGTATTATACGATCGGTCAAAGGCACGGACTTGGAATCGGCGGAAGCGGAGAGCCTTGGTTCGTAATCGGTAAAGACTTGAAACGGAATATTTTGTTTGTTGATCAAGGATTCCACAACGATCTGCTTTACTCAGACTCGATTATCGCAACCGACATCAGCTGGGGCTCAGGTCAAGCACCCGAAGGCGATCTTGACTGCACAGCTAAATTCCGCTATCGTCAAAGCGATAATAAAGTAACAGTAACCATGCTGGATGAAACGACAGCCAAAGTAACGTTTGCCGAACCGGTTAGAGCGGTGACCCCGGGCCAGGCCGTTGTATTTTATGACGGAGATGTATGCCTCGGCGGAGGTACGATCGATGAAGTATTTAAAGACAGCAAGAAATTAATGTACGTAGGATAA